The proteins below are encoded in one region of Winogradskyella helgolandensis:
- a CDS encoding NADP-dependent malic enzyme: MSKQSKRLEALVYHAKPTPGKIKVVPTKKYATQRDLSLAYSPGVAEPCLEIAKDVENVYKYTAKGNLVAVISNGTAVLGLGNIGPEASKPVMEGKGLLFKIFADIDVFDIEVDTEDIEAFIATVKNIAPTFGGINLEDIKAPEAFEIERRLKEELDIPVMHDDQHGTAIISAAALINALEIAEKNIEDVKIVVSGAGAAAISCTRLYQACGAIRENIVMLDSKGVIRTDRDNLTSQKAEFATDRKINTLSEAMENADVFIGLSQPNIVTPDMLISMSENPIVFAMANPVAEIDYQLAKDTRDDVIMATGRSDYPNQVNNVLGFPFIFRGALDVRATKINEAMKMAAVKALSNLAKESVPEQVNIAYAETKLTFGRDYIIPKPFDPRLIAVVPPAVAKAAMESGVAKEPIEDWERYKISLLERLGSDNKLVRMLLGRAKTNPKRVVFAEADQLDVLKAAQIAYEEGIAHPILLGRKETILELMKEIEFDADVPIIDPKSDEETERKNLYAKAYWKKRKRQGVTIYSSEKKMRERNYFAAMMVNEGDADALVTGYSRNYPSVVRPMLELIGMVDGVTRVATTNVMMTQRGPMFLSDTSINIDPSAKDLAKIARMTSRVSKMFGIEAVTAMISYSNFGSSENPRAEKVREAVAYLHKAYPEMVVDGEIQSDFALNPKLLQDIFPFSKLAGRKVNTLIFPNLDAANITYKLLKELNHAESIGPIMMGMRKPVHILQLGASVDEMVNMTAIAVVDAQERDRRR; the protein is encoded by the coding sequence ATGAGCAAACAAAGCAAACGTTTAGAAGCATTAGTATATCATGCTAAGCCAACTCCAGGTAAAATAAAAGTGGTACCAACTAAGAAATATGCGACACAACGCGATTTATCTTTAGCGTATTCTCCAGGTGTAGCAGAGCCGTGTTTAGAAATAGCTAAAGATGTAGAAAATGTCTATAAATACACAGCAAAAGGAAATCTTGTTGCCGTAATCTCCAACGGAACAGCAGTTTTAGGATTGGGAAATATTGGACCAGAAGCTTCTAAACCAGTGATGGAAGGAAAAGGTTTACTTTTTAAAATATTTGCCGATATTGACGTGTTTGATATTGAAGTTGATACCGAAGATATCGAAGCTTTTATAGCCACAGTAAAAAATATAGCACCAACATTTGGAGGGATTAACTTAGAAGATATAAAAGCACCTGAAGCTTTTGAAATAGAGCGTCGCTTAAAGGAAGAATTAGATATTCCTGTAATGCACGATGATCAGCATGGCACAGCAATAATTTCTGCAGCCGCTTTAATAAATGCCTTAGAAATAGCAGAAAAGAATATTGAAGATGTTAAAATAGTCGTTAGTGGAGCTGGAGCAGCTGCAATTTCTTGTACACGATTATATCAAGCCTGTGGTGCGATCCGTGAGAATATTGTAATGTTAGATAGCAAAGGTGTGATTAGAACGGATAGAGATAATTTAACGTCTCAAAAAGCTGAGTTCGCAACCGATCGTAAAATAAATACTTTAAGTGAAGCGATGGAGAATGCGGACGTATTCATAGGCTTATCGCAACCTAATATTGTTACGCCAGATATGCTTATATCAATGTCGGAAAATCCTATTGTGTTTGCCATGGCAAATCCTGTGGCCGAAATAGATTATCAACTCGCTAAGGACACTAGAGATGATGTTATAATGGCAACAGGTCGCAGTGATTATCCTAATCAAGTAAATAATGTGCTTGGATTTCCATTTATTTTTAGAGGAGCCTTAGATGTAAGAGCCACTAAAATTAATGAAGCTATGAAAATGGCAGCCGTTAAAGCCTTGTCTAATTTGGCTAAAGAATCGGTACCTGAACAAGTAAATATTGCTTATGCAGAAACAAAATTAACCTTCGGAAGAGATTATATCATTCCAAAACCTTTTGATCCTAGACTTATCGCAGTGGTGCCACCAGCTGTAGCCAAAGCTGCAATGGAAAGCGGTGTTGCTAAAGAACCAATTGAAGATTGGGAACGGTATAAAATTTCATTATTAGAACGTTTAGGTTCAGACAATAAGCTAGTTCGTATGTTATTGGGTAGAGCGAAAACGAATCCTAAACGTGTGGTTTTTGCAGAAGCAGATCAATTAGATGTTTTAAAAGCAGCTCAGATTGCTTACGAAGAAGGTATTGCGCATCCTATTCTTTTAGGAAGAAAGGAAACCATTTTGGAGTTGATGAAAGAAATTGAATTTGATGCGGATGTTCCAATTATAGATCCTAAATCGGATGAAGAGACCGAGCGTAAAAACCTCTATGCAAAAGCGTACTGGAAAAAACGAAAACGTCAAGGCGTTACCATCTATTCTTCTGAGAAAAAAATGCGCGAGCGTAATTATTTTGCTGCCATGATGGTAAATGAAGGAGATGCTGATGCGCTTGTTACAGGTTATTCTCGTAATTACCCGTCTGTTGTTAGACCTATGTTAGAGCTAATTGGGATGGTAGATGGAGTTACTAGAGTGGCAACTACTAACGTAATGATGACACAAAGAGGACCAATGTTTTTAAGTGATACCTCTATAAATATAGATCCTTCAGCTAAAGATTTGGCTAAAATTGCACGAATGACATCGCGTGTATCAAAAATGTTCGGAATAGAGGCCGTAACCGCTATGATTTCGTATTCTAACTTTGGGTCTTCAGAGAATCCAAGAGCAGAAAAAGTAAGAGAAGCTGTAGCTTATTTGCATAAAGCCTATCCTGAAATGGTGGTTGATGGTGAAATTCAAAGTGATTTTGCTTTAAACCCAAAACTACTTCAAGATATATTTCCGTTTTCAAAATTAGCAGGTCGTAAAGTAAACACGCTTATTTTTCCAAATTTAGATGCGGCAAATATTACGTATAAATTACTCAAGGAACTCAATCATGCTGAATCTATTGGTCCAATTATGATGGGAATGCGCAAACCTGTTCATATTTTACAATTAGGGGCTAGTGTAGACGAAATGGTAAATATGACCGCAATTGCTGTTGTTGATGCCCAAGAACGAGATAGAAGACGTTAG
- the ruvA gene encoding Holliday junction branch migration protein RuvA: MITHIEGKLVEKNPTDVVIDCNGVGYFINISLHTYSQIPDKEHLRLYTYLQVREDSHSLYGFSSNVEREIFKLLISVSGIGTNTARTMLSSLSPDQVKEGIAGGDVALIQSVKGIGLKTAQRVIIDLKDKVLKVYGLDELSTIPNNTHKEEALSALDVLGFNKKQSEKVVDKILQAQPDAQVEQIIKEALKNL, encoded by the coding sequence ATGATTACACACATAGAGGGTAAACTTGTAGAAAAAAATCCGACAGACGTTGTTATAGATTGCAATGGTGTCGGCTATTTTATTAATATATCATTACATACGTATTCTCAGATTCCAGATAAAGAACACTTGAGACTTTATACGTATCTTCAAGTACGAGAAGATTCACATAGTTTATACGGGTTTTCTTCTAACGTTGAACGCGAAATTTTTAAATTATTAATTTCTGTCAGTGGTATCGGCACAAATACAGCACGTACAATGCTGTCGTCACTATCTCCGGATCAAGTAAAAGAAGGTATTGCTGGTGGAGATGTCGCATTAATTCAGAGTGTAAAAGGCATTGGTTTAAAAACGGCACAACGTGTAATAATTGATTTAAAGGATAAAGTGTTAAAAGTCTATGGACTAGACGAACTTTCTACAATACCAAACAATACACACAAAGAAGAAGCGTTATCTGCTTTAGATGTTTTAGGATTTAATAAAAAACAATCCGAAAAAGTTGTCGATAAAATTTTACAAGCCCAACCAGATGCCCAAGTGGAGCAAATTATTAAAGAAGCTCTAAAAAACTTATAA
- the sov gene encoding T9SS outer membrane translocon Sov/SprA, whose product MQLNRPLHKQNLSYRYFCILAFTMLIGNAAFAQETETEQDSTKTTFAFGKLNMPNPNSIVSKYTYDPILDRYVYSEKIGNFNINYPLILTPDEFQELVLQEKLKAYYKKMADAQAGQKEGSEEDQKNLLPEFYVNSGLFETIFGGNTINVIPQGSVEVDLGILFSKQDNPSFSPQNRTNFTFDFDQRISLSLLGKVGTRLQVTANYDTEATFDFQQVVKLEYTPTEDDIIRKIEVGNVSMPLNSSLITGAQSLFGVKTELQFGKTRVTAVFSEQQSQSKSVVAEGGGTVEEFEFYAQDYDENRHFFLAQYFQETYDKALQQYPFIDNQGLQITRAEVWVTNRTNETENVRNIVAFQDLGESTADNIGIDPIPAGFINNLGAKPSNENNDFDPTNIGGAGSLLTESVRNITNIQGGVNVSIQEGFDYGKLESASKLIEGQDYVLNADLGYISLSQRLLNDEVLAVAFQYTLGGQVFQVGEFANDGVDATTVDNTSGTDVVSNQSLIVKMLKSAVTSVDQPIWDLMMKNIYDTGAYQLNQEDFTLNIFYTESSALNYITPVTVGGVEVEFPTFDNNTPNVTSDDSEIRETPLIRLFHLDKLNYNGDAQTQGDGFFDYVEGVTILSQNGKIIFTKSEPFGRYLFDVLDNDGNSNNNATDYDDITDTQAGYNENQKKYVYDILYKSTKTAALDEAEKNKFQIKGRYTSSGSDSGISIGAFNVPRGSVTVTAGGRTLVEGVDYTVNYQLGRVEILDEALKASNTPINISVENNAVFGQQTKRFTGINVEHQFNDNFVLGTTLLNLNERPITQKANYNSEPINNTIFGFNGNYSTEVPFLTRMVNKLPNIDTDVPSSLSLRGEFAYLLPGASSGADFDDEATAYIDDFEGTQGSINLLSPTSWTLASRPLNLPSNIPGNDVNGIENGFGRALLNWYTIDPIFYSTQRPDGITDDDVSDLYTRRVFIEEIFDQDIVQGQTSVINTLDLAYYPTERGPYNFDPTAANGAALNPSNSWGGITRQITSTDFEQANVEYIEFWVQDPFLDNPSNPGGKLYINLGNISEDILKDGKKQFENGLPEDGDVSILGRTEFGSVVPQNQSLVYTFGTTGTERTNQDVGFDGFDDSEELAEFGAEFGPDPSNDNYVYYLNTDGDIYNRYKKYNSTQGNSPETFTDTNRGSTTQPDVEDINRDNTMNTINSYYQYEVDINSSSLNLNNPIINDIKEASVTLENGDTREVSWYQFRIPIGESDIREAVGGISDIRSIRFARLFVSDFTQNTVLRFATLDLVRSDWRKYSLDLDNDSANDSPNVEFNVGVAGVQDNPDYLRPPGVEQEELNNNNTIIRQNEQSLVLQTCDLRPTDSKGVYKNIDIDMRQYKKLRMFIHAEAQAGNLLEPGEMVGFIRMGNDFTENYYQIEVPLLPSSDAEGSLREQVWPEQNEIEMPLEYLQKIKALGISAGTLSNEDATFYNVTDGELDETALASGNVFYDNIEGTQSQQRIAIKGNPNFGDIRVLMVGVKNTGITAMNSCSEVWFNELRMSDMDNEGGWAAVLSMDTKIADFANISATGSRSTIGFGSIDQGPSERSLEDVVQYDVVTNIQLGQLLPKKWGVQLPFNYAQSEELITPKFDQYYNDLTLASRLDAATSSTEEDRIREQSEDYTKRQSINFIGVRKQKTGDGKKHIYDVENLTLNYSDNKVEHRDFEIESSLNQTVRAGANYNYAFEPLKYEPFKKNDSLFTGKNWKILKDFNLNLLPSNISVNTDINRQFTKQKFREVDLTEDNIGLEELFRRNYTFDFQYAINYNLTDALSVNFSAANTNIVRNYFIDNQLDGLQDPELDVWDGFFDFGDPNYQTQQIQVNYELPIYKIPILSFLRSTYAYSGAFQWQKGSDLYSDLEVLDEDTGLYETVNLGNSIQNSNTHNLNSSLNMETLYKTLGLVKKGQTKSKGRTRSTAVRRSTPGADDKKDKEEDVNKPSSGEKAYNTFINVITMVKRMQFNYNENNGIYLPGYLQTPGFIGTLKPTVGFTFGSQSDIRTLAARNGWLTTYEDFNDQYTEITNKSLDYSINLEPLSDLKIDLTGNRIYAETITESFNTLDIDGDGLSDTYNDLITNSYGNFSISTALIKTAFSKSDENQSVAFNDFRANRLIVANRLAKEFYGDTPYGVDAEGYPEGFGKNSQRVLLPAFLSAYQGADPEKVNTSAFRDVPIPNWTLKYTGLMKLPWFKKTFKRFSVQHGYRSNYTINQFVTNLDYQEYDKDLGFIAPANENALDQSGNFKNETLFSNINLEEQFSPLVRLDFEMKNSVKVLAEVKTDRTLSLSFDNNLMTEIQGKEYTLGLGYRFKDLRIRSQLAGPKQIIVADLNMSLDVTVRDNKTIIRYLDLENNQITAGQTIWGLEYNADYAFSKNLTAIFYFDYSFSEFAISTSFPQTSVRSGITLRYNFGN is encoded by the coding sequence ATGCAATTGAATAGACCTCTACATAAGCAAAACTTATCCTATAGATATTTCTGCATATTAGCTTTTACCATGCTAATTGGGAATGCTGCTTTTGCTCAAGAAACTGAAACCGAACAAGATTCTACAAAAACCACGTTTGCATTTGGGAAATTGAACATGCCAAATCCAAATAGTATTGTATCAAAATATACTTACGATCCTATTCTAGACCGCTATGTCTATTCTGAAAAAATTGGAAATTTCAATATCAATTACCCTTTAATTTTAACTCCAGACGAATTCCAAGAACTGGTACTTCAAGAAAAGTTAAAAGCGTATTATAAGAAAATGGCTGATGCTCAAGCTGGACAAAAAGAGGGTTCAGAGGAAGATCAGAAAAATTTATTACCAGAGTTTTATGTAAATTCAGGCTTATTTGAAACCATATTTGGCGGCAACACCATAAATGTTATACCACAAGGTTCTGTAGAGGTAGATTTAGGTATTCTTTTTTCAAAACAAGATAATCCGTCGTTTTCTCCGCAAAATAGAACGAATTTCACTTTTGACTTTGATCAGAGAATTAGTTTAAGTTTATTGGGTAAAGTGGGAACACGACTTCAAGTTACTGCAAATTATGATACCGAAGCTACCTTTGATTTTCAGCAAGTTGTAAAATTAGAATATACTCCAACCGAAGACGATATTATCCGGAAGATTGAAGTTGGTAATGTAAGTATGCCACTTAACAGTTCTTTGATTACAGGTGCGCAAAGTCTTTTTGGTGTAAAAACAGAATTACAATTTGGTAAAACTAGAGTTACAGCGGTGTTTTCAGAACAACAGTCGCAGTCTAAATCAGTCGTAGCAGAAGGAGGAGGAACCGTTGAAGAGTTCGAGTTTTATGCTCAAGATTATGATGAAAACAGACATTTCTTTTTAGCACAATATTTTCAAGAAACCTATGATAAAGCTTTACAACAATATCCGTTTATTGATAACCAAGGTTTGCAGATCACTAGAGCAGAAGTTTGGGTAACAAATAGAACTAACGAAACCGAGAATGTTAGAAATATCGTGGCATTTCAAGATTTAGGAGAGTCTACTGCAGACAATATTGGTATTGATCCTATACCTGCTGGTTTTATTAATAACTTGGGTGCAAAACCAAGTAATGAAAATAATGATTTCGATCCAACTAATATTGGAGGAGCAGGTTCCTTATTAACAGAATCGGTTAGAAACATTACAAATATACAAGGTGGTGTAAATGTTAGCATTCAAGAAGGTTTTGATTATGGAAAACTTGAATCTGCTAGCAAATTAATTGAAGGGCAGGATTATGTTTTAAATGCCGATTTAGGTTATATATCATTAAGTCAGCGTTTGTTAAATGATGAAGTTTTAGCTGTAGCGTTTCAATATACGTTAGGAGGACAAGTATTTCAGGTAGGGGAATTTGCTAATGATGGTGTAGATGCCACAACAGTAGATAACACTTCAGGAACTGATGTGGTGAGTAATCAAAGCTTAATCGTAAAAATGCTGAAAAGTGCTGTAACGTCTGTAGATCAGCCTATTTGGGATTTAATGATGAAGAATATTTATGATACAGGTGCTTATCAACTGAATCAAGAGGATTTTACATTAAATATATTTTATACTGAATCTTCTGCATTAAACTATATTACTCCAGTAACGGTTGGTGGAGTTGAAGTTGAATTTCCTACGTTTGATAATAATACACCCAATGTTACTAGTGATGATTCTGAAATTCGTGAAACCCCTTTAATACGACTTTTTCATTTAGATAAGTTAAATTATAATGGAGATGCTCAAACGCAAGGGGATGGTTTCTTTGATTATGTTGAAGGCGTTACAATCTTGTCGCAAAACGGAAAAATCATTTTTACAAAATCTGAACCTTTCGGACGTTATTTATTTGATGTTTTAGATAATGACGGCAACTCAAATAACAACGCTACTGATTATGATGACATAACAGACACTCAAGCGGGTTATAATGAAAATCAAAAAAAATATGTTTACGATATACTTTATAAATCCACAAAAACAGCTGCTTTAGATGAAGCAGAGAAAAATAAGTTTCAAATAAAAGGACGTTATACAAGTAGTGGAAGTGATAGTGGAATTTCAATAGGAGCATTTAATGTGCCTAGAGGTTCTGTTACTGTTACGGCGGGTGGACGAACACTTGTAGAAGGAGTAGATTATACTGTGAATTATCAATTAGGGCGTGTAGAAATTTTAGACGAAGCTTTAAAAGCATCAAACACTCCAATAAATATTTCTGTAGAAAATAATGCCGTTTTTGGTCAACAAACAAAACGATTTACAGGGATTAATGTAGAACATCAATTCAATGATAATTTTGTTTTAGGAACCACATTATTAAATCTTAATGAACGCCCAATCACCCAAAAAGCCAATTATAACTCTGAACCTATAAATAATACCATTTTTGGTTTTAATGGGAACTACTCAACAGAAGTTCCGTTTTTAACAAGAATGGTTAATAAATTACCTAATATCGATACCGATGTACCCTCTAGCCTTTCTTTAAGAGGTGAGTTTGCATACTTATTACCTGGTGCTTCAAGTGGAGCTGATTTTGATGATGAAGCTACAGCATATATTGACGATTTTGAAGGCACACAAGGCTCTATTAATTTGCTGAGTCCTACATCATGGACTCTAGCTAGTCGTCCATTAAATTTGCCAAGCAACATTCCAGGCAACGACGTTAATGGAATAGAAAACGGTTTTGGTAGAGCCCTTTTAAATTGGTATACTATCGATCCTATTTTTTATAGTACGCAACGACCAGATGGTATCACTGATGATGATGTTTCAGACTTATATACACGTCGTGTTTTTATAGAAGAGATTTTTGACCAAGATATTGTTCAAGGACAAACCTCTGTTATAAACACGTTAGATTTAGCTTATTATCCAACGGAACGTGGTCCGTATAACTTTGACCCAACGGCAGCAAATGGTGCAGCGTTAAACCCTTCTAATAGTTGGGGTGGTATTACAAGACAAATTACATCTACTGATTTTGAACAAGCCAATGTAGAATATATTGAATTTTGGGTTCAAGATCCTTTTCTAGATAATCCATCAAATCCTGGAGGTAAATTATATATTAACCTAGGTAATATTTCAGAAGATATTTTAAAAGATGGCAAAAAACAATTTGAAAATGGTTTACCAGAAGATGGTGATGTTTCAATTTTAGGACGAACCGAATTTGGAAGTGTTGTACCACAAAACCAATCTTTGGTTTATACGTTTGGAACTACAGGTACAGAACGTACCAATCAAGATGTAGGATTTGATGGTTTTGATGATTCAGAAGAGCTTGCAGAATTTGGGGCAGAATTTGGGCCAGATCCATCCAATGATAACTACGTGTATTACTTAAATACGGACGGTGATATTTATAACCGTTATAAAAAGTACAACAGTACACAAGGGAATTCTCCAGAAACCTTTACAGATACCAATAGAGGCTCAACTACGCAACCAGATGTTGAGGATATCAATAGAGATAATACGATGAATACTATAAATAGTTATTATCAGTATGAGGTTGATATTAACAGTTCATCGTTAAACCTAAATAACCCAATAATTAATGATATTAAAGAAGCTTCTGTAACTCTAGAAAATGGGGATACAAGAGAGGTGTCTTGGTATCAATTTAGAATTCCTATTGGAGAAAGTGATATTCGTGAAGCAGTAGGTGGTATTTCAGATATACGATCTATCCGTTTTGCTCGTTTATTTGTGTCAGATTTCACTCAGAATACAGTATTGCGTTTTGCAACGTTAGATTTGGTAAGAAGTGATTGGAGAAAATATTCATTGGATCTAGATAATGACAGTGCCAATGATAGTCCAAATGTAGAGTTTAATGTTGGTGTTGCTGGTGTACAAGATAATCCAGATTACTTACGACCTCCTGGAGTTGAGCAAGAAGAGCTTAATAATAATAACACCATAATAAGACAAAACGAACAATCATTAGTACTTCAAACCTGTGATTTAAGACCTACAGATTCTAAAGGAGTTTATAAAAATATTGATATTGACATGCGTCAGTATAAAAAGCTGCGAATGTTTATTCATGCTGAAGCACAAGCTGGGAACCTTTTAGAGCCAGGGGAAATGGTCGGTTTTATTAGAATGGGTAATGATTTTACTGAAAATTACTATCAAATAGAAGTCCCATTACTGCCATCTAGTGATGCAGAAGGCAGCTTAAGAGAGCAAGTTTGGCCGGAACAGAATGAAATTGAAATGCCATTAGAGTATTTACAAAAGATTAAGGCACTTGGTATTTCTGCAGGAACTTTATCTAATGAAGATGCTACATTTTACAATGTTACTGATGGTGAACTTGATGAGACAGCTCTAGCATCCGGAAATGTATTTTATGATAATATTGAAGGCACTCAAAGCCAACAACGTATCGCAATTAAAGGGAATCCTAATTTTGGAGATATTAGAGTTTTAATGGTTGGTGTAAAAAATACTGGAATAACAGCAATGAATTCCTGTTCTGAAGTATGGTTTAATGAGTTGCGTATGTCTGATATGGATAACGAAGGAGGTTGGGCAGCGGTTTTAAGTATGGATACTAAAATAGCAGACTTTGCAAATATTAGTGCAACAGGTAGCCGTAGTACTATAGGTTTTGGAAGTATTGATCAAGGTCCAAGCGAACGAAGTTTAGAAGATGTGGTACAATACGATGTTGTAACTAATATTCAATTAGGACAGTTATTACCAAAAAAATGGGGTGTTCAACTTCCATTTAACTATGCTCAGAGTGAAGAGCTGATTACTCCTAAGTTCGATCAATATTATAACGACCTTACTTTAGCGTCTAGATTAGATGCAGCCACCTCTAGTACTGAGGAAGACCGCATTCGTGAACAATCTGAAGATTATACCAAACGTCAAAGTATAAATTTTATAGGGGTAAGAAAACAGAAAACAGGTGATGGTAAAAAACACATTTATGATGTAGAAAACCTAACTTTAAATTATTCTGATAATAAGGTTGAACATCGTGATTTTGAAATTGAGAGTTCTTTAAATCAAACGGTTAGGGCAGGAGCTAACTATAACTATGCTTTTGAGCCGTTGAAATATGAGCCTTTTAAAAAGAATGATTCATTATTTACTGGTAAAAATTGGAAAATATTGAAGGATTTTAATCTCAATTTATTGCCATCTAATATTTCTGTAAATACAGATATTAATAGACAATTTACTAAGCAAAAGTTTAGAGAGGTAGACTTAACAGAAGATAATATAGGTCTAGAAGAATTGTTTAGAAGAAATTACACTTTCGATTTTCAATATGCTATAAATTATAATCTTACAGATGCATTAAGCGTAAATTTCTCAGCGGCAAATACGAATATTGTGCGTAATTATTTTATAGATAACCAATTAGATGGATTGCAAGATCCTGAGTTAGATGTTTGGGACGGTTTCTTTGATTTTGGAGATCCTAATTACCAGACTCAACAGATACAGGTTAATTATGAACTGCCAATATATAAAATTCCTATTTTAAGTTTTTTAAGGTCTACTTATGCTTATAGTGGAGCTTTTCAATGGCAAAAGGGTTCAGATTTATATTCAGATTTAGAGGTGCTAGATGAAGATACGGGTCTTTACGAAACGGTGAATTTAGGAAACTCTATTCAGAATTCTAATACACATAATCTAAACTCTTCTCTAAATATGGAAACTTTATACAAAACCTTAGGGTTAGTTAAAAAAGGGCAGACCAAAAGTAAAGGAAGAACTAGAAGTACTGCTGTTAGAAGAAGTACACCAGGTGCAGATGATAAAAAGGATAAGGAAGAGGATGTAAACAAGCCTAGTTCAGGCGAAAAGGCATATAATACATTTATTAATGTTATCACCATGGTGAAACGTATGCAATTTAATTACAACGAAAACAATGGAATCTATCTACCAGGTTATTTGCAAACACCAGGATTTATTGGGACATTAAAACCTACAGTTGGTTTTACTTTTGGAAGTCAGAGTGATATTAGAACTTTGGCGGCTAGAAATGGTTGGTTAACAACCTATGAAGACTTTAATGATCAGTATACAGAGATTACAAATAAATCTTTAGATTATTCTATAAACTTAGAGCCTTTGTCAGATTTGAAAATCGATTTGACAGGAAATAGAATATATGCTGAAACCATTACCGAAAGTTTTAATACGTTGGATATTGATGGCGATGGTTTAAGTGATACATATAACGATTTAATCACTAATTCTTACGGAAACTTTAGCATTTCGACAGCGCTAATTAAAACGGCATTTAGTAAGAGTGACGAAAATCAATCTGTTGCTTTTAATGATTTTAGGGCTAACAGATTAATTGTAGCCAACAGATTGGCAAAAGAATTTTATGGAGATACACCGTATGGTGTAGATGCTGAAGGTTACCCGGAAGGTTTTGGTAAAAATAGCCAACGCGTACTGTTGCCTGCATTTTTATCCGCATACCAAGGAGCTGATCCAGAAAAAGTAAATACCAGTGCCTTCCGAGATGTTCCTATTCCAAATTGGACTTTAAAATATACAGGTTTAATGAAATTGCCTTGGTTTAAGAAAACCTTTAAACGTTTTTCAGTTCAACATGGTTACCGTTCTAATTACACGATAAATCAATTTGTGACTAATTTAGATTACCAAGAATACGATAAAGATTTGGGCTTTATAGCACCTGCTAATGAAAACGCATTAGACCAATCTGGGAATTTTAAAAATGAAACATTGTTCAGTAATATTAACTTAGAAGAGCAGTTTAGTCCTTTAGTGCGTTTAGATTTTGAAATGAAAAACTCGGTTAAAGTATTGGCTGAGGTTAAAACAGATAGAACATTATCCTTAAGTTTTGATAATAATTTAATGACTGAAATTCAAGGTAAAGAATATACACTTGGATTGGGATATCGCTTTAAAGATTTAAGAATTAGATCGCAACTTGCAGGACCAAAGCAAATTATTGTAGCAGATTTAAACATGAGTTTAGATGTTACTGTTAGAGACAATAAAACGATTATCCGATATTTAGATTTAGAGAACAATCAAATTACCGCAGGTCAGACTATTTGGGGACTTGAATACAATGCAGATTATGCCTTTAGTAAAAACTTAACGGCAATTTTCTATTTTGACTATTCCTTCTCTGAATTTGCAATTTCCACGTCATTCCCACAAACATCCGTAAGGTCAGGAATTACATTGCGTTATAATTTTGGGAATTAA
- the gcvH gene encoding glycine cleavage system protein GcvH — protein MNAPSELKYTKDHEWVKIEGDTAIIGITDFAQGELGDIVYVEVDTLDETLDAEEVFGTVEAVKTVSDLILPLSGEIVEFNENLEDEPEKVNSDPYGEGWMIKLKFSDASQIEGLLSSDAYKALISG, from the coding sequence ATGAATGCACCATCAGAATTAAAGTATACTAAAGACCACGAGTGGGTAAAAATTGAAGGAGATACAGCTATTATCGGAATTACAGATTTTGCTCAAGGCGAACTTGGTGATATTGTATATGTAGAAGTAGATACTTTAGATGAAACTTTAGATGCTGAAGAAGTATTTGGTACTGTTGAAGCTGTTAAAACAGTTTCAGATTTAATTTTACCTTTATCTGGTGAAATTGTAGAATTCAACGAAAATTTAGAAGACGAACCAGAAAAGGTGAATTCTGATCCTTATGGTGAGGGTTGGATGATTAAATTAAAGTTTTCAGACGCTTCTCAAATAGAAGGGTTATTATCTTCAGACGCTTATAAAGCACTTATCAGTGGTTAG
- a CDS encoding VanZ family protein, protein MLLLVSIAYTLALVIASLITLQGVPSIGTSFDDKIFHIVAYSGLTLLWVLYVNRGQKRRLLFIVCFAAIFLGFILELLQYFVNPNRTYDTYDLIANSIGAIFGTLIASKINIEKLN, encoded by the coding sequence ATGCTTTTACTAGTGTCAATAGCTTATACGTTGGCACTGGTTATTGCGAGCCTAATTACGTTGCAAGGAGTGCCAAGCATTGGAACTTCATTTGATGATAAAATATTTCATATCGTAGCTTATTCTGGATTAACATTACTGTGGGTATTATATGTTAATCGTGGTCAAAAGAGACGATTACTTTTTATAGTTTGCTTTGCAGCTATTTTTCTCGGTTTTATATTAGAGTTGTTACAGTATTTTGTTAATCCTAATAGAACCTATGATACCTATGATTTAATTGCAAATAGTATTGGTGCTATTTTTGGTACGCTAATTGCGAGTAAAATAAATATAGAAAAATTAAATTAA